The following coding sequences lie in one uncultured Cohaesibacter sp. genomic window:
- a CDS encoding DUF6384 family protein — protein sequence MNKPNAAPALDEVMLAMDVVDTLRHHEDVALRELAQDGRDSVLKERLRDLYESQGLEVSDRILDEGIKALKESRFTYEPTPAGLSRTLAGLWIRRGVIGASLAGLVLVVCLWIGWSVWQQASAERQAEAARIELTETLPAEIATAVKVALAEAKTDGARNRIEQLQADAQSALARSDAVAAKGALATLETVRTMLVQSYDLRIVTGANEQSGVYRVPDVNTGARNYYLIVEAVAADGSLLSFPILNEETNKTEIVSKWGVRVPEATYNSVRNDKMDDGIVQNNVLATKPRGALDPVYSMRVSGGAITNW from the coding sequence ATGAACAAACCCAATGCTGCGCCAGCCCTTGACGAGGTGATGCTGGCCATGGATGTCGTTGACACCCTTCGGCACCATGAAGACGTCGCCCTCAGAGAGCTGGCTCAGGATGGCCGGGACAGTGTCCTCAAGGAGCGGTTGCGCGATCTATACGAAAGTCAAGGCCTCGAGGTTTCCGACCGCATCCTGGATGAGGGCATCAAGGCCCTCAAGGAAAGCCGCTTTACCTATGAGCCAACACCTGCGGGGCTTTCGCGCACACTTGCCGGTTTGTGGATCAGGCGCGGGGTGATCGGAGCGAGCCTTGCGGGGCTGGTGCTTGTCGTTTGCCTCTGGATCGGCTGGTCCGTTTGGCAGCAGGCGTCAGCAGAACGACAGGCCGAGGCTGCCCGGATCGAGCTCACGGAAACTCTTCCCGCAGAGATCGCCACAGCGGTGAAGGTTGCTCTCGCTGAAGCCAAGACGGACGGGGCTCGCAATCGCATCGAGCAATTGCAGGCCGACGCCCAGTCGGCTCTTGCGCGCTCGGATGCGGTCGCAGCCAAAGGGGCGCTCGCCACTCTGGAGACGGTGCGCACGATGCTTGTGCAAAGCTATGACCTCAGGATCGTGACGGGAGCGAATGAACAAAGTGGCGTCTATCGCGTTCCGGACGTCAACACCGGGGCTCGCAACTATTATCTGATTGTCGAGGCCGTTGCTGCCGATGGGTCGCTGTTGTCCTTCCCCATTCTCAATGAGGAGACGAACAAGACCGAGATCGTCTCGAAATGGGGGGTTCGTGTTCCCGAAGCCACCTACAATTCCGTGCGCAACGACAAGATGGATGATGGCATCGTTCAGAACAATGTTCTGGCCACGAAGCCTCGCGGGGCGCTCGACCCCGTCTATTCTATGCGCGTCTCGGGCGGCGCGATAACGAACTGGTAG
- a CDS encoding FAD-dependent oxidoreductase, which yields MSRPSRRSGPWIRLPTRRSTRDALNNIIKAWPAFETATVEESWAGMMDITPDNNPVLGPIAKLPGLTLATGLLRSRLWNRPGGRAIGCRPCDRCRPDC from the coding sequence ATGTCTCGCCCTTCGAGAAGGTCCGGACCATGGATCCGCCTGCCAACGAGGCGATCAACCCGGGATGCCCTCAACAACATCATCAAGGCATGGCCAGCATTCGAGACCGCCACCGTTGAGGAAAGCTGGGCGGGGATGATGGATATCACGCCGGACAACAATCCCGTCCTCGGCCCCATTGCCAAGCTGCCCGGCCTGACCCTTGCAACAGGCCTTCTCCGGTCACGGCTTTGGAACAGGCCCGGCGGCAGGGCAATTGGCTGCCGACCTTGCGACCGGTGCCGACCCGATTGTTGA
- a CDS encoding tyramine oxidase subunit B → MSELPKIDFLYLKEQDMIKAGVTDMAGCVDTMEDMFKLLHSGDYRMAGANNDSHGAMIMFPESSPFPTMPKPTADRRFMAMPAYLGGQYCTAGVKWYGSNIANRDKGLPRSILMFILNDADTSAPLAYMSANLLSAYRTGAVPGVGARHLARKGSKIVAIQGPGVMGKTSLAAFMATCPELETLKLLGRSQGSIDKFIAWTKETYPQLTTIEIVSDLETLVRGSDIITYCGSCETGDVSKYPIVKRDWLKPGAFLSMPAACEIDNAMEDTSVRKVLDNIGLYEAWFEELPKPAHVHVPVIGVRFLDMIHEGRMSHDVLEDLGDICAGAAPGRQNDEEIIILSVGGMPVSKMSRGAR, encoded by the coding sequence ATGAGCGAGCTCCCCAAAATCGATTTTCTCTATCTCAAAGAACAGGACATGATCAAGGCTGGCGTCACCGATATGGCGGGCTGCGTTGACACCATGGAAGACATGTTCAAGCTGCTCCATTCCGGTGACTACCGCATGGCAGGGGCCAACAATGACAGCCACGGCGCCATGATCATGTTTCCCGAGAGCTCACCCTTCCCAACCATGCCCAAGCCGACAGCAGACCGCCGCTTCATGGCAATGCCTGCCTATCTCGGCGGACAATATTGCACTGCCGGGGTGAAGTGGTACGGCTCCAACATTGCCAACCGCGACAAGGGCCTGCCACGCTCGATCCTGATGTTCATCCTCAATGATGCCGATACCAGCGCGCCACTCGCCTATATGTCGGCAAACCTGCTGTCGGCCTACCGCACGGGTGCCGTGCCCGGGGTCGGAGCCCGCCATCTGGCGCGCAAAGGGTCCAAGATCGTTGCAATTCAGGGCCCCGGCGTGATGGGCAAGACCTCACTCGCCGCCTTCATGGCGACCTGCCCCGAGCTTGAAACACTGAAGTTGCTAGGGCGCAGTCAGGGATCGATCGACAAATTCATCGCTTGGACCAAGGAAACTTACCCGCAGCTCACCACGATCGAGATCGTCAGCGATCTGGAAACTCTGGTGCGCGGTTCGGATATCATCACCTATTGCGGCTCCTGCGAGACCGGCGATGTGTCCAAATATCCCATCGTGAAACGTGACTGGCTGAAACCGGGCGCCTTTCTTTCGATGCCTGCTGCCTGCGAAATCGATAACGCCATGGAAGATACGAGCGTTCGCAAGGTGCTCGACAACATTGGCCTCTATGAAGCCTGGTTCGAAGAACTGCCCAAACCCGCCCACGTCCATGTGCCCGTGATCGGCGTGCGGTTCCTCGACATGATCCATGAGGGCCGGATGAGCCACGACGTGCTGGAAGATCTGGGCGACATTTGCGCAGGCGCTGCACCGGGCCGTCAGAATGACGAAGAGATCATCATCCTCTCCGTTGGCGGCATGCCCGTCTCGAAGATGTCGCGTGGGGCACGGTGA
- a CDS encoding AraC family transcriptional regulator ligand-binding domain-containing protein, whose amino-acid sequence MSPTVRSAFERVSTNVQSLQGATSSGLIEEGDELIWSYRITDETIWPRRQDSEFSISTTLQMVRSFFDPDWEPVEIHFEHGEPSGIKQLEKLFQAPLVFGQSSNRIIFDRAGADKLYRAEDPALTAIIERTPLRFGRRSRQQPALFKQGQIIHRKSIWRTNASRWRKSPQN is encoded by the coding sequence CTGTCCCCGACCGTGCGTAGCGCCTTTGAAAGGGTTTCCACGAACGTACAATCTCTTCAGGGCGCCACCTCCAGTGGCCTGATCGAAGAAGGCGATGAACTGATCTGGAGCTATCGCATCACCGACGAGACGATTTGGCCCCGCAGGCAGGACAGCGAGTTCTCGATCTCGACGACCCTGCAGATGGTGCGATCCTTCTTTGATCCGGACTGGGAACCCGTCGAAATTCATTTCGAACACGGCGAGCCAAGCGGCATCAAGCAGCTGGAAAAGCTGTTTCAGGCCCCCCTCGTCTTCGGACAATCGAGCAACCGCATCATCTTTGATCGGGCCGGGGCGGACAAGCTCTACCGGGCAGAAGATCCGGCGCTGACGGCAATCATCGAGCGGACACCTCTCCGATTTGGTCGGAGAAGTCGACAGCAACCTGCCCTTTTCAAGCAAGGTCAGATCATACATCGAAAATCCATCTGGCGCACAAACGCATCACGCTGGCGGAAATCGCCGCAGAATTGA
- a CDS encoding tripartite tricarboxylate transporter TctB family protein: MGYSSASARNRPLVRSSRIAKVRTARLYNRYKRYAIPHLRVMKPVLLRYHGPVIEQFRSISPLFVRDHRSGDFAFSLLTLALSLALFLSLGSQITWVAGKPLPAQPGFWPSIAIGLMLIFSILNVVSAFVSEQKKGRWKEVAIWLRSLEYAGWFIAYVFLVPKLGYLPTSIAFGALLAWRAGYKRDGILIAAAAGLVTVVLFKSLIGAQIPGGEIYNYLPGQLRPFMLTYL; the protein is encoded by the coding sequence ATGGGATATTCATCAGCATCCGCGCGCAACCGCCCTCTGGTGCGCAGCTCCCGCATCGCCAAGGTGCGGACCGCAAGACTCTACAATCGGTACAAAAGATATGCCATTCCGCACCTTCGGGTCATGAAGCCGGTTCTTCTGCGCTATCACGGGCCGGTCATCGAACAGTTCCGTTCGATCAGCCCGCTGTTTGTGCGCGATCACCGCTCGGGCGATTTCGCCTTCTCCCTCCTGACATTGGCTCTGTCACTTGCTCTTTTCCTCAGTCTTGGCAGTCAGATCACATGGGTCGCAGGCAAACCCCTGCCCGCCCAGCCCGGCTTCTGGCCATCAATCGCAATTGGCTTGATGCTGATATTTTCCATTCTCAATGTCGTCAGCGCCTTCGTCTCGGAACAGAAGAAAGGCAGATGGAAGGAAGTCGCGATTTGGCTGCGCAGCCTCGAATATGCTGGTTGGTTCATCGCCTATGTCTTTCTGGTGCCAAAGCTTGGCTACCTGCCAACATCCATCGCTTTCGGTGCCTTGCTCGCCTGGCGGGCGGGCTACAAGCGCGATGGCATCCTCATCGCAGCCGCGGCCGGTCTGGTGACCGTCGTTCTGTTCAAATCGCTCATCGGCGCCCAGATCCCCGGCGGCGAAATCTACAATTACTTGCCCGGGCAGTTACGCCCCTTCATGCTCACCTATTTGTAA
- a CDS encoding AraC family transcriptional regulator ligand-binding domain-containing protein, translated as MSGLPSIRASVLLPLVQQIDDTWGKGDILLALHGILRSQLEDPYARVSISRYIALFEDAATLIKEHHLGAKLGSCNQTWRPWPGGTSVFAVPDRA; from the coding sequence ATGTCCGGACTACCCTCCATTCGCGCCTCGGTGCTGCTGCCGCTGGTGCAACAGATTGACGATACATGGGGCAAGGGCGACATTCTGCTCGCCCTCCATGGCATCCTGCGCTCGCAACTGGAAGACCCCTATGCCCGGGTTTCCATTTCGCGCTACATCGCCCTGTTCGAGGATGCGGCGACCCTAATCAAGGAGCATCACCTGGGCGCCAAACTGGGGTCTTGCAATCAAACCTGGCGACCTTGGCCCGGCGGGACTTCTGTTTTCGCTGTCCCCGACCGTGCGTAG
- a CDS encoding ROK family transcriptional regulator: MQSDSGVDSPCSLSQSERSIMSTVKQSGPMARSEITRETELAQQSVHRIVDSLEQRGFLKFGEAVIAGRGKPSPTVSIHPDNFASIGLSISTDHVRLCLLDLSGNPLAQNTELLAASSPDQVMKLVHQKMAEWEEQGISKRTIVGIGISMQGFRTGPNDIFQPPELLSAWQELPLETLLSEELNLPAFAENNATASAVAEYYLGAGSGCDTLVYLSFNHGFGAGIYSGNRPFLGGHGNAGEIGAIYQTDELNKRPALSELLRTLNANGHSLNGVMDLTSRFDAKWPGVIDWLEEVKPQLQLALRALQAIADPQAIYFGGEAPDDLRHLLMEAAEGAFRDKRLPRPAMIVSALPGDPAHLGAGLLPLRELIY; this comes from the coding sequence ATGCAATCTGATTCAGGCGTCGACAGCCCCTGCTCACTCAGCCAAAGCGAACGAAGCATCATGTCGACCGTCAAGCAGTCCGGTCCGATGGCAAGATCCGAGATCACGCGGGAAACCGAGTTGGCCCAACAATCAGTCCACCGAATCGTGGACAGTCTGGAACAGCGCGGGTTCCTGAAATTCGGAGAAGCTGTCATTGCCGGTCGCGGCAAGCCGAGCCCGACGGTTTCCATTCATCCCGACAACTTTGCGTCGATCGGTCTGTCCATCAGTACGGACCATGTCCGCCTGTGCCTGCTTGACCTGTCTGGAAACCCGCTGGCGCAGAATACGGAACTGCTGGCCGCATCAAGCCCGGATCAGGTAATGAAGCTGGTGCATCAAAAGATGGCCGAATGGGAAGAACAGGGGATCAGCAAACGCACCATCGTTGGCATCGGCATATCCATGCAGGGGTTCCGAACCGGGCCTAATGACATCTTTCAACCGCCCGAACTGCTGTCCGCCTGGCAGGAATTGCCGCTGGAAACCCTGCTGAGTGAAGAACTGAACCTTCCAGCCTTCGCTGAAAACAACGCCACCGCCAGTGCCGTTGCAGAATATTATCTGGGGGCTGGCAGCGGATGTGACACGCTAGTCTACCTGTCTTTCAACCACGGCTTCGGTGCGGGGATCTATTCGGGCAACCGGCCCTTTCTGGGTGGCCATGGCAACGCGGGTGAAATTGGCGCGATCTATCAGACCGACGAGCTCAACAAACGCCCTGCCCTGTCCGAGTTACTGCGCACCCTCAATGCAAACGGCCATTCCCTCAATGGAGTTATGGACCTCACGTCCCGCTTCGATGCCAAATGGCCCGGGGTCATCGACTGGCTCGAAGAGGTCAAGCCCCAGCTTCAGCTTGCACTGCGCGCTCTTCAGGCAATCGCAGACCCGCAAGCGATCTATTTCGGCGGCGAAGCACCGGATGATCTAAGGCACCTCTTGATGGAAGCTGCCGAAGGGGCCTTCCGGGACAAGCGGCTGCCCCGCCCCGCAATGATCGTCAGCGCCTTGCCCGGGGATCCTGCCCATCTGGGAGCAGGGCTCCTGCCGCTCAGAGAGCTTATCTATTGA
- a CDS encoding Rid family hydrolase has product MTKITKVKTGAKLEEESSYSRIVVVDNWIFVSNTAGRNPVSKEIPEDIVEQTHQVFDNVERALKGVGSGLEDVVQTRVFIQTPSDTPAVMGIFGEKFRGVDPTTTVTCPPFGIECLQGRAGSDGLSRGGQCGCRLYKPVGLI; this is encoded by the coding sequence ATGACCAAGATTACTAAAGTGAAGACCGGCGCAAAACTCGAAGAGGAAAGCAGCTATTCGCGCATTGTCGTCGTGGACAACTGGATCTTTGTCTCCAATACCGCCGGACGGAACCCGGTCAGCAAGGAAATCCCCGAGGATATTGTCGAGCAGACCCATCAGGTCTTTGACAATGTCGAACGGGCGCTGAAGGGCGTTGGGTCCGGGCTTGAGGATGTGGTCCAGACGCGGGTGTTCATCCAGACGCCTTCGGACACCCCCGCTGTGATGGGCATCTTTGGCGAGAAATTCCGTGGCGTCGACCCGACAACCACCGTGACCTGTCCGCCTTTTGGGATCGAATGCCTACAAGGTCGAGCTGGAAGTGACGGCCTTTCGCGGGGCGGCCAATGCGGATGTCGACTATATAAACCTGTCGGTTTGATCTGA
- a CDS encoding HipA domain-containing protein, whose product MLTRDIREVEKLYRLAVFNVLAHNRDDHSKNFSFLMARDGNWCLSPAYDLTFSSGPRGEQSTMVMGEGRNPGIEHLKKLGKEASLPKGRADEIIADVEAALLQWQSLAKEFGVSPETLQVISSRLLMEP is encoded by the coding sequence ATGCTGACAAGAGACATTCGAGAAGTTGAGAAGCTCTACAGACTGGCCGTCTTCAACGTTCTGGCTCATAATCGCGATGATCACTCCAAGAATTTCAGCTTTCTCATGGCGCGTGATGGCAATTGGTGTCTGTCACCAGCCTATGATCTGACCTTCTCTTCCGGCCCGCGAGGAGAACAAAGCACCATGGTGATGGGGGAGGGGCGCAATCCCGGCATTGAGCATCTGAAAAAGCTGGGAAAAGAAGCCTCTCTGCCAAAAGGTCGGGCAGATGAAATCATCGCTGATGTCGAAGCCGCGTTACTACAATGGCAATCTCTGGCAAAAGAATTTGGTGTTTCGCCAGAGACACTGCAAGTGATCAGCAGCAGGCTTCTGATGGAGCCCTAA
- a CDS encoding cell surface protein: protein MADIVPSSALQYLDKAMTTLRDLGLVHDETEETPIVGLLEKISDIEPDKIAIITRTLQQMSIFNEVVREQVSQMSIGQRYEEISEAFNSIRDDAKSMVDQIEDGKIDVFERATNAWMKISRGDIASRFDKIKDTYLEVSRDTKANIEREQTILEAYRDFRGALKHGEVAALEILKAAEAKLDDAKAALKAASDTVAAFPEGGEVAERARLELTRDEHLRKVQNEESRYQIAKDLADNLTISYNTSDVVMARLMQTTNAKERVYQQAVSFFSTNESVLTALKASFTGLFGLHEATETLNEMKEGVSNSLEVLAEIGGKVQEEALKAGYGPTIRADAVKKLVDSVINFQVRSVEIVGEMRELSTRNSDEIRKAVEDGKKRLARLATEGKALPLTLDAE, encoded by the coding sequence ATGGCTGACATCGTCCCCAGCTCCGCTCTTCAATATCTTGACAAGGCAATGACCACACTAAGGGATCTCGGCCTCGTCCATGATGAGACCGAAGAAACCCCGATTGTCGGTCTTCTGGAGAAAATTTCAGACATCGAGCCGGACAAGATCGCGATCATCACCCGCACTTTGCAGCAGATGAGTATCTTCAATGAAGTGGTCCGCGAGCAGGTCTCGCAAATGTCAATCGGTCAGCGCTACGAGGAGATCTCTGAGGCCTTCAATTCGATCCGTGACGATGCGAAGTCCATGGTGGATCAGATTGAAGACGGCAAGATTGACGTTTTTGAACGCGCGACCAATGCCTGGATGAAGATTTCGCGCGGTGACATCGCCTCCCGTTTTGACAAGATCAAGGATACCTATCTTGAGGTTTCCCGAGATACCAAGGCCAATATTGAGCGCGAGCAGACCATACTGGAAGCCTATCGGGATTTCCGTGGTGCGCTCAAACACGGGGAAGTGGCAGCGCTTGAAATTCTCAAAGCGGCTGAAGCCAAACTGGACGATGCCAAGGCCGCTCTAAAGGCTGCGTCAGATACGGTGGCGGCATTCCCGGAAGGTGGAGAGGTCGCCGAACGGGCAAGACTTGAGCTGACGCGCGATGAGCATCTGCGCAAGGTTCAGAATGAGGAAAGCCGCTATCAGATCGCCAAGGACCTCGCCGACAACCTGACCATCAGTTACAACACCTCAGATGTCGTCATGGCCCGGTTGATGCAGACCACCAATGCCAAGGAGCGGGTTTATCAGCAGGCGGTGTCGTTCTTCTCGACCAACGAAAGCGTTTTGACGGCCCTCAAGGCTTCCTTCACCGGTCTTTTTGGTCTGCATGAGGCAACCGAGACCCTTAATGAAATGAAAGAGGGCGTCTCCAACTCGCTTGAGGTTTTGGCCGAGATCGGTGGCAAGGTGCAGGAAGAGGCGCTCAAGGCAGGCTATGGCCCGACCATTCGCGCCGATGCCGTCAAGAAACTGGTCGACAGTGTCATCAACTTTCAGGTTCGCTCCGTTGAGATCGTGGGGGAAATGCGTGAGCTTTCCACCCGCAACAGCGACGAAATCCGCAAGGCGGTTGAGGATGGCAAGAAACGTCTGGCTCGCCTCGCAACCGAAGGAAAGGCCTTGCCGCTGACACTGGACGCTGAGTAA
- a CDS encoding HipA N-terminal domain-containing protein, with product MIDFQPVREIKVGLDFGDDVISVGRLAIRDGRIYFEYDASFIDVGIELSPLRLPLKRGVSSFDPFLFEGLAGLFNDSLPDGWGRLLFDRFARSHGVLPQEISPLDRLAYMGRRALGALVYEPDHAVGEQEGRISLDALADQAQEILEGRAEDVLEDLLALNGSSAGARPKALLGVDRDRRVIIHGVSDLPDGFDHWLIKFPNSQDGIDAGAVEYVYALMAKDAGIEMPDVHLFPAASGPGYFGIRAVRPCGRSALPHAYGLRPASFRFPHTVDGL from the coding sequence TTGATAGACTTTCAGCCAGTCAGGGAAATCAAGGTTGGTCTTGATTTCGGCGATGATGTCATTTCTGTTGGCCGTCTCGCCATTCGGGATGGACGGATCTATTTCGAATATGATGCCTCTTTCATCGATGTTGGAATAGAGCTTTCTCCTTTGCGCCTGCCTTTGAAGCGTGGTGTTTCAAGCTTCGATCCCTTTCTCTTCGAAGGACTTGCGGGGCTGTTCAATGACAGCTTGCCGGATGGCTGGGGGAGACTGCTGTTTGATCGCTTTGCCCGATCCCATGGTGTCTTGCCGCAGGAGATCTCTCCTTTGGATCGTCTCGCCTATATGGGGCGTCGGGCGCTTGGCGCGTTGGTTTATGAGCCTGATCATGCTGTCGGTGAGCAGGAAGGGCGCATCAGTCTTGATGCGTTGGCAGATCAGGCCCAGGAGATATTGGAAGGGCGAGCGGAAGATGTCCTAGAAGATCTACTGGCATTGAATGGCTCCTCCGCAGGAGCCAGACCAAAGGCTCTTTTGGGTGTCGATCGGGATCGCAGAGTGATTATTCATGGTGTGTCTGATTTGCCAGACGGATTTGACCACTGGCTGATCAAGTTCCCCAATAGCCAAGACGGGATCGATGCGGGAGCCGTGGAATATGTTTACGCTCTGATGGCCAAGGATGCTGGCATTGAAATGCCGGATGTTCATTTGTTCCCGGCAGCGAGCGGACCGGGATATTTCGGGATCCGGGCGGTTCGACCGTGTGGGCGATCAGCGCTTCCACATGCATACGGCCTGCGGCCTGCTTCATTCAGATTTCCGCACACCGTCGATGGATTATGA